A single genomic interval of Helianthus annuus cultivar XRQ/B chromosome 13, HanXRQr2.0-SUNRISE, whole genome shotgun sequence harbors:
- the LOC110898305 gene encoding syntaxin-71, which yields MSVIEILTRVDAICKKYDKYDVEKQRDLNISGDDAFARLYATVESDIETALQKAETAKNEKNRASVVAINAEIRRTKAKLLEEVPKLQRLAMKKVKGLAPEEFAARNDLVQALPDRIQAIPDGGAAAPKQTGGWAASASRTNNIKFDSDGRFDDEYFQQSEESSQFRNEYEMRKMKQDQGLDMISEGLDTLKNMAQDMNEEVDRQVPLMDEIDDKVDKATSDLRNTNVRLKHTVHQLRSSRNFCIDIILLCIILGIAAYLYNVLK from the exons ATGAGTGTAATCGAAATTCTAACTCGAGTTGATGCAATTTGCAAGAAATACGACAAATACGACGTCGAAAAGCAGAGAGATCTCAACATCTCCGGTGACGACGCCTTCGCTAGGCTCTACGCCACCGTAGAATCCGACATTGAAACCGCTCTTCAG AAAGCGGAGACAGCTAAGAATGAGAAAAATAGAGCTTCTGTGGTGGCGATTAATGCGGAGATACGACGCACTAAGGCTAAGTTACTGGAAGAAGTTCCTAAGTTGCAGCGATTGGCTATGAAGAAG GTGAAAGGACTTGCCCCGGAAGAGTTTGCAGCTCGTAATGATTTGGTTCAGGCACTTCCTGATAGGATTCAGGCAATACCTGATGGGGGTGCTGCTGCACCCAAACAGACCGGAGGTTGGGCTGCGTCAGCATCTCGTACGAATAATATCAAGTTTGATTCAG ATGGACGATTTGACGATGAATACTTCCAGCAAAGTGAAGAGTCAAGCCAGTTCAGGAATGAATATGAAATGAGAAAGATGAAGCAG GATCAAGGCTTGGATATGATATCAGAAGGTCTAGATACTTTGAAAAACATGGCACAGGATATGAACGAG GAAGTAGACAGACAGGTTCCATTGATGGATGAAATAGATGACAAG GTGGATAAGGCGACTTCAGACCTTAGGAATACGAATGTTAGACTTAAGCACACTGTTCATCAG CTGAGGTCTAGTCGAAACTTCTGTATTGATATTATATTACTGTGTATAATTCTGGGAATTGCAGCCTACTTATACAA CGTTTTGAAGTGA
- the LOC110898304 gene encoding NAC domain-containing protein 1, with the protein MDNTTSHLDIQLPPGFRFHPTDEELIVHYLQKKVTSTTLPASIFAEIELYKYDPWELPYKALFGEDEWYFFTPRDRKYPNGVRPNRMAGSGYWKATGTDRPILGLCNENIVGVKKALVFYKGRPPRGDKTDWIMHEYRLLDSVACSSSKPKESMRLDDWVLCRVRQKTCTPRNLYQDRYRQRVPEPEKSTVIPTDINSNLDILKRENLFKDCPMLPFIFDSHLDFSSIDTMSSSVSFSDSKNSFEGPYNDNRKRKETSQYKGFIECNKKFKATRDQNDESGSLTVDTNEMSLYNCIESEMGIAYQTYMMAYQDLNHLTFM; encoded by the exons ATGGACAACACCACCTCACATTTAGACATACAACTTCCTCCAGGGTTCCGGTTTCACCCCACTGACGAAGAACTTATCGTTCACTATTTGCAGAAGAAAGTTACTTCAACCACCCTCCCGGCGTCTATCTTTGCTGAAATCGAGCTTTACAAGTACGACCCATGGGAGCTTCCAT ATAAAGCTTTGTTTGGAGAAGATGAATGGTATTTCTTCACTCCGAGAGATAGAAAGTATCCTAACGGAGTGAGGCCGAATAGAATGGCGGGGTCGGGGTACTGGAAGGCAACAGGAACCGATAGACCTATTTTGGGATTATGTAACGAGAATATCGTCGGGGTGAAGAAAGCTTTGGTGTTTTATAAAGGAAGACCTCCAAGAGGGGATAAGACAGACTGGATCATGCATGAATACAGATTGCTTGATTCAGTTGCTTGCAGTTCAAGCAAGCCGAAAGAATCGATGAGG TTGGACGATTGGGTACTTTGTCGAGTGAGACAGAAAACTTGTACCCCAAGAAACTTGTACCAAGATAGATATCGTCAACGTGTTCCAGAACCAGAAAAGTCAACGGTCATTCCTACGGACATAAACTCAAATCTCGACATCTTAAAGAGGGAAAACCTATTCAAAGATTGTCCCATGTTACCTTTCATATTCGATTCTCACTTGGATTTCTCTTCCATCGACACTATGTCTTCAAGCGTCAGTTTTTCAGACAGTAAAAACTCGTTTGAAGGTCCATATAACGATAATAGAAAGCGCAAAGAAACAAGTCAATACAAGGGTTTTATCGAGTGTAACAAGAAGTTTAAAGCCACGAGAGATCAAAATGACGAAAGCGGGTCTTTAACAGTCGATACAAACGAGATGAGTTTGTACAACTGTATTGAATCTGAGATGGGTATCGCTTATCAGACTTATATGATGGCTTATCAAGATCTTAATCACCTGACCTTCATGTAA